From a region of the Hymenobacter jejuensis genome:
- a CDS encoding polysaccharide biosynthesis/export family protein — MQQPDFRRLLRFWLLCLPAIVLLASCTASRVRQQNTMFRTDGGVADTARLRTAVNRLERNYVIQPNDYLDVRVFTNKGERILDPNGELQFGAPAGLGTGTAKPSGQQGSASSGAQFLVQNDGIVKLPMVDYVKISGLTLLQADSLLQIKYSEFYRDVFVITRVSNNRIIVLGAVAGASGQVIPLVNDNMNLLEVLALAGGIEGGAVVGTGGRIGRADNIRLIRGDLKNPQVQVINLTTFEGMRRANLQVEPNDIIYVEPIRRPFFEALSDVAPLFGIVSGLTGLVSTILFVAINLK, encoded by the coding sequence ATGCAACAACCTGATTTTCGCCGCCTCCTGCGCTTCTGGCTGCTGTGCCTGCCTGCGATCGTATTATTAGCTTCCTGCACAGCATCCCGTGTCCGGCAGCAGAATACTATGTTCCGAACGGATGGGGGCGTTGCTGATACAGCCCGGCTCCGTACAGCGGTCAATCGCTTGGAGCGCAACTATGTCATCCAACCGAACGACTACCTCGACGTTAGGGTATTCACGAACAAAGGTGAGCGCATCTTGGACCCGAATGGGGAACTTCAGTTTGGCGCCCCCGCCGGGTTGGGCACGGGCACTGCTAAACCAAGCGGACAACAAGGTTCCGCAAGCAGTGGTGCGCAGTTTCTCGTTCAAAACGACGGGATTGTGAAACTACCTATGGTGGATTACGTGAAAATATCTGGGCTGACCCTCCTGCAGGCGGACAGCCTTCTACAGATTAAATACAGCGAATTCTACAGGGACGTGTTCGTGATCACACGCGTTTCCAACAACCGCATTATTGTACTAGGAGCAGTAGCGGGCGCATCGGGTCAGGTTATTCCATTGGTCAATGACAATATGAACCTGCTTGAAGTGCTAGCCTTGGCAGGAGGTATCGAAGGCGGGGCGGTGGTCGGTACGGGTGGGCGCATCGGTCGCGCCGACAATATCCGGCTTATAAGGGGGGACCTTAAGAACCCGCAGGTTCAGGTAATTAATCTTACCACGTTCGAGGGCATGCGCAGAGCCAACCTGCAAGTGGAACCCAACGATATAATATATGTTGAGCCTATACGCCGGCCTTTCTTCGAGGCCCTAAGCGATGTTGCTCCTTTGTTTGGGATAGTTAGCGGCCTTACCGGTCTGGTTTCAACTATTTTGTTTGTAGCTATTAATCTTAAATAG
- a CDS encoding NAD-dependent epimerase/dehydratase family protein, which translates to MIFVTGGSGLVGSFLIPALIARGHQVRALYRKTIPQLENTGEIEWLEGDIRDTGLLRTALQNVTHVFHCAGLVSYAPQDEEALQQVNVEGTATIVDACLEHPGVRLCHVSSVAALGGAQTPESVAGQKVKVLDENAKWDLGAEHPAYATSKYLGELEVWRGISEGLSAVMVNPSVILGPADWDRSSTRLFRYAYNEHAFYTPGFVNAVDVRDVVDAMLRLTFDTAISGERFILSAEAISLRELLGQAAACFGKKPPKTSVPNWAAEIIWRLEHARAMLTGARPLITKDTARAGRRAVEYRADKVQQAIDFRFRPLSETIKWCCAHLRTNPAASGAVVVS; encoded by the coding sequence ATGATCTTCGTCACCGGTGGTAGCGGCCTAGTAGGCAGTTTTCTTATTCCAGCCCTGATAGCGCGTGGCCATCAGGTGCGTGCCCTCTATCGGAAGACGATTCCACAGCTAGAGAATACCGGTGAGATAGAGTGGCTGGAAGGCGACATTCGCGATACTGGCCTGTTGCGGACTGCCTTGCAAAACGTCACGCATGTGTTTCACTGCGCCGGGCTCGTTTCGTACGCGCCGCAGGATGAAGAAGCGCTTCAGCAGGTAAATGTTGAAGGAACAGCCACGATTGTCGACGCTTGCCTAGAACATCCCGGTGTTCGTCTTTGCCACGTTTCATCAGTGGCTGCTTTGGGTGGAGCTCAGACGCCAGAAAGTGTTGCCGGTCAGAAGGTTAAAGTGCTGGATGAGAATGCTAAATGGGACTTGGGTGCCGAGCACCCAGCCTATGCCACTTCCAAGTACTTGGGTGAGTTGGAAGTTTGGCGTGGCATTTCGGAAGGTCTGTCCGCAGTTATGGTCAATCCGTCGGTGATTTTAGGCCCTGCCGATTGGGATCGCAGCAGCACCCGTTTGTTTCGCTACGCTTATAACGAACACGCCTTTTATACGCCCGGATTCGTCAATGCTGTGGATGTGCGCGACGTGGTGGATGCAATGCTCCGGCTGACTTTCGATACTGCCATTTCCGGAGAGCGGTTTATTCTTAGCGCCGAAGCCATCTCGTTGCGGGAATTACTGGGGCAGGCCGCCGCTTGCTTTGGTAAAAAGCCGCCCAAAACGTCCGTACCGAATTGGGCGGCCGAGATTATCTGGCGGCTTGAGCACGCTCGCGCCATGTTGACCGGTGCGCGGCCCCTCATCACAAAAGACACGGCCCGGGCCGGCCGCCGAGCCGTAGAATACCGAGCCGATAAGGTGCAGCAAGCAATTGATTTTCGGTTCCGGCCGCTCAGCGAAACAATCAAATGGTGTTGCGCTCATTTGCGAACGAACCCTGCGGCCTCCGGTGCGGTTGTTGTATCTTAG
- a CDS encoding GumC family protein yields the protein MALKEEAELEELIRNSGGVDAEAADEDSEGFDITTLLTVARKSLPWIVLLIALGLTGSWLFLRYTKPVYKSSSLLKIDERTEAGALGLGALGQGDGRQNINKLSGEVELIKSNIIYRRLKESLALDVNYYAEGAVLESELYGNSPFKVEYNIKNGVFYNTPINIQFVDNKHFKISYNFQGQEVNREHSVGQTISTPDMVLAITTTPAFNDQAINKKYYFIINDEGTLNSYFEKNISVDIINPNANTIQISFQDFNPLKARDVVNKIDSVYLEEKLAQKQQATAQTLEFLDKTLTENKNKLEAAENNLQGFVRRNKTYDVRSDVSTVIAKLAQLEEDRRKLDEKSRLLEEVSRLVEQERLTTSEDLTVEKSIPGLALLEDPGLTEQLTELNNQQYNLQRLLRSYKETTEAVKQQESMLVFIKQNIRRSLQQSRILLQRQITKMQQRYAELNAKLQALPEKETELARLRRPMELYEKYNLMLLDKRTEFNISKAGTTADFQILSPASYPYLPISPIKLMVYAIGLASGIVLGLGLIAVRFLMHNTVTNVRELERATSASVLGVVPTYDKEKMTVSKLVVDKNPKSAISESIRSIRTNLDFISSSKKKRLISITSTISGEGKTFVTVNLGGIIALSEQRVVILDLDMRKPKVNLAFGTENLKGVSTILIERHSVEECIQHTPIPTLDFISAGPTPPNPSELILSPKFDAMLAELYQTYDVVIIDTPPVGLVTDGILIMRKADIPLYIVRADYSKKSFLKNINKLIRANNFTRMCTILNDARATGMYGYGYGYGYGYGQGYYEESKPDEGFFTRLRKRFS from the coding sequence ATGGCCTTAAAAGAAGAAGCTGAACTCGAAGAGTTAATTCGAAATTCTGGCGGAGTAGATGCAGAAGCTGCCGACGAAGACAGCGAAGGCTTTGATATAACCACGTTGCTTACGGTAGCTCGCAAGAGCCTGCCTTGGATTGTGTTGCTGATCGCCTTGGGGCTTACGGGTTCTTGGCTTTTCCTGCGCTACACGAAACCCGTTTATAAGTCGTCGTCACTATTAAAGATTGATGAAAGGACAGAAGCTGGAGCTTTAGGATTAGGAGCCTTAGGCCAGGGTGATGGTCGGCAAAATATAAATAAACTTTCTGGTGAAGTTGAATTAATTAAATCTAATATTATTTATCGTCGGCTCAAAGAATCGTTGGCGCTTGATGTAAATTATTATGCAGAAGGCGCAGTTCTGGAAAGTGAACTGTACGGCAACTCTCCTTTTAAGGTAGAATATAACATCAAGAATGGAGTATTTTATAATACCCCAATAAACATACAATTTGTTGATAATAAGCACTTTAAGATATCTTATAATTTTCAAGGGCAGGAAGTAAATCGCGAACATTCGGTTGGTCAGACGATTTCAACCCCGGATATGGTATTGGCTATTACAACTACCCCGGCTTTTAATGATCAGGCAATCAATAAAAAATATTATTTCATTATTAATGATGAAGGAACGCTCAACTCGTATTTCGAGAAAAATATAAGTGTAGATATCATAAACCCCAACGCTAATACGATTCAAATATCTTTTCAGGATTTTAATCCGCTTAAGGCGCGTGATGTCGTTAATAAGATTGATAGCGTTTATTTAGAAGAAAAGCTTGCGCAAAAGCAACAGGCTACTGCTCAGACGTTAGAATTCCTAGACAAAACTTTAACAGAAAATAAGAATAAATTAGAGGCGGCCGAAAATAATTTGCAAGGGTTTGTCCGGCGCAATAAAACGTACGATGTTCGTTCGGATGTATCAACGGTTATTGCCAAGCTGGCCCAGCTAGAAGAAGACCGACGTAAACTGGATGAGAAATCGAGGCTGCTGGAAGAAGTTTCCCGTTTAGTTGAGCAAGAGCGCTTAACGACCAGCGAGGACTTAACCGTTGAGAAAAGCATTCCGGGTTTGGCCTTGCTCGAAGACCCAGGCCTGACCGAACAGTTGACGGAGCTCAACAACCAGCAATACAATTTGCAACGCCTGCTGCGTTCTTATAAAGAAACGACGGAGGCCGTGAAGCAGCAGGAATCCATGCTGGTGTTTATCAAGCAGAACATCCGGCGCTCATTGCAGCAAAGCCGCATTTTGCTACAGCGTCAGATTACTAAGATGCAGCAGCGATATGCCGAACTCAACGCTAAGCTACAGGCTTTGCCAGAGAAGGAAACCGAGTTGGCACGCCTTCGTCGTCCAATGGAATTGTATGAGAAGTACAATTTAATGCTTTTGGACAAAAGGACCGAGTTCAACATCTCCAAAGCAGGTACAACGGCAGATTTTCAAATTCTTTCGCCGGCCAGCTATCCTTACTTGCCGATTTCGCCCATCAAGCTGATGGTTTATGCTATTGGTTTGGCCAGTGGCATTGTGTTAGGGCTGGGCTTGATTGCCGTTCGCTTCCTTATGCACAATACCGTAACCAATGTGCGGGAGTTGGAAAGAGCAACTTCGGCCTCTGTGTTGGGCGTTGTGCCAACTTACGACAAGGAGAAAATGACTGTTTCGAAGCTGGTTGTAGATAAGAACCCTAAGTCAGCAATTTCTGAATCCATTCGCTCTATTCGTACTAATCTTGATTTTATCAGCTCTTCCAAAAAGAAAAGATTAATCTCGATTACCTCTACAATTTCAGGCGAAGGCAAAACTTTTGTCACAGTAAATCTGGGTGGAATTATTGCTTTGTCGGAGCAGCGCGTCGTGATTCTGGACTTGGACATGCGCAAACCAAAAGTGAATTTGGCTTTTGGAACAGAAAACCTGAAAGGCGTAAGCACTATTTTAATAGAAAGGCATTCGGTTGAAGAATGCATTCAGCATACACCAATTCCTACGCTTGACTTCATTTCTGCTGGGCCAACTCCGCCAAATCCTTCGGAATTAATTTTAAGTCCGAAATTTGACGCCATGCTGGCTGAACTGTATCAAACGTATGACGTGGTCATTATTGATACACCGCCCGTTGGTCTTGTGACGGATGGTATATTAATTATGCGCAAAGCTGATATTCCACTTTATATTGTTCGGGCTGATTATTCAAAAAAATCATTTCTGAAAAATATAAACAAGCTTATCCGCGCTAATAATTTTACCCGGATGTGCACCATTCTAAATGATGCGCGGGCCACGGGTATGTACGGATATGGCTACGGCTACGGCTATGGTTACGGGCAGGGCTATTACGAGGAAAGCAAACCGGATGAAGGTTTCTTTACTCGCCTACGCAAACGCTTCTCATAG
- the rpsU gene encoding 30S ribosomal protein S21, which translates to MIIVQIKENESVDRALKRFKKKFERTGVLKELRRRTFFQKPSVTSRKQKEKAIYKQTMYATENY; encoded by the coding sequence ATGATCATCGTCCAAATTAAGGAGAACGAGTCGGTTGACCGCGCGCTGAAGCGGTTCAAGAAGAAGTTTGAGCGCACCGGTGTGCTGAAAGAGCTGCGTCGCCGCACGTTCTTCCAGAAGCCTTCTGTTACCTCGCGTAAGCAGAAAGAAAAGGCGATCTACAAGCAAACGATGTACGCTACTGAAAACTACTAA
- the hpf gene encoding ribosome hibernation-promoting factor, HPF/YfiA family: MKVQMHSVHFDADQKLLDFIQKRLDKLETFYDRVTEAEVILKLNNKDGVANKTVEVKLFVPGTTLFTQEDAASFEAATDAATDGLRRQITKYKEKSVSH, encoded by the coding sequence ATGAAAGTACAGATGCATTCGGTGCATTTTGACGCCGACCAAAAACTGCTCGATTTCATCCAGAAGCGCCTCGACAAACTTGAGACCTTCTATGACCGCGTTACGGAAGCTGAGGTTATCCTGAAGCTGAACAACAAAGACGGTGTAGCCAACAAAACGGTCGAAGTGAAACTCTTCGTCCCGGGCACTACCCTCTTTACGCAAGAAGACGCGGCTTCCTTCGAAGCCGCCACCGATGCTGCTACCGACGGTCTGCGCCGCCAGATCACGAAATACAAAGAGAAATCCGTAAGCCACTAA
- a CDS encoding tyrosine-protein phosphatase, giving the protein MASFFQKFFGSAAAHPVDDVSLATLVADMHSHLLPGLDDGAETIEQSLDLLRALQSLGFRKLIMTPHIMGDFYKNTPDGIRLALNKLQSAAAVNDLGEMELECAAEYYLDEWFGRKLHAGEDLLSFGGAKKYVLFETSYINEPFNFNEVVFQLQSSGYQPVLAHPERYTYFHGRFSDLERVRENGVLLQLNLNSLAGYYSPSAKRVAEKMVDAGMVDLVGTDTHNLKHTETLRTKTLQSEYLRKVLALPLLNSSL; this is encoded by the coding sequence ATGGCGTCTTTCTTCCAGAAATTTTTTGGCTCTGCGGCCGCGCATCCGGTTGACGACGTTTCCTTGGCGACTTTGGTGGCGGATATGCATTCCCACCTGCTTCCTGGGCTAGATGACGGTGCCGAGACAATAGAGCAATCGCTTGATTTGCTGCGGGCGTTGCAATCCTTAGGTTTCCGCAAGCTCATTATGACGCCCCATATCATGGGCGATTTCTACAAAAATACCCCCGATGGTATCAGATTGGCACTCAATAAGTTGCAAAGTGCAGCTGCTGTCAATGACCTCGGCGAGATGGAGTTGGAATGCGCGGCCGAATATTACTTGGACGAATGGTTTGGCCGGAAATTACACGCCGGAGAAGATCTGCTGAGCTTTGGTGGCGCTAAGAAGTACGTGTTGTTTGAGACCTCGTACATCAACGAGCCCTTCAACTTCAACGAAGTAGTGTTTCAATTGCAATCTTCTGGTTATCAGCCAGTTCTGGCGCATCCCGAGCGCTATACTTATTTTCACGGCCGGTTTTCGGATTTGGAGAGAGTGCGGGAAAATGGCGTACTGCTACAGCTTAACCTCAATTCCTTGGCGGGCTACTATTCGCCTAGTGCAAAGCGGGTGGCTGAGAAGATGGTTGATGCAGGTATGGTCGACTTGGTTGGAACCGATACCCACAATCTGAAACATACCGAGACACTACGCACCAAAACCCTGCAAAGCGAGTACCTGCGTAAGGTGCTGGCGTTGCCTCTGCTGAATAGTTCGCTCTAA
- a CDS encoding tetratricopeptide repeat protein → MNENFEDRDEVLDTVRRFERMVAHNEPVFFDLADFENIIDHYTSNTLYDKALQACEAAIAQYPFSTELLIDRSQVLAMKGEYIAAAQQIEDVAQLDPDNPDVAVTRGIIATQKGQFSEAVAFFQQAVERAPDRDDIYFNLGLAYQSWQKFKSAAKYYKQSLRLNPDNDIAVQELLYCLEVSERLEKNLDFFRHFTDQDPYSALAWYNLGQAYYRAGKYDEAVVAFEYAILIDAKFYDAHGFLASTYVSQLKYREGIEEFKLSYAEGEPTAEALCNIGECHEKLAEWDQARRNYQRAIDLEPDMDEAWFGIGIVLNAQERWFEAIHFFRKAVSLYEESVEYWLALAAAEYQVGNVVSAIEAYERASQVAPDSKDAWLNWSIILYEQGNFEGAIDLMRNAVEIQPGEAELHYRLCAYLLAAGRYREAYQYLENALVLDFDKHRLLFEFFPELESQRALTRLIEQYRK, encoded by the coding sequence ATGAACGAAAATTTTGAGGATCGGGATGAAGTACTGGACACGGTGCGCCGCTTTGAGCGCATGGTGGCCCATAACGAGCCCGTCTTTTTTGATTTGGCCGATTTTGAAAACATTATTGACCATTATACTAGTAACACCTTGTACGACAAGGCTTTGCAGGCATGCGAAGCTGCCATTGCCCAATACCCTTTCTCTACCGAATTATTAATTGATCGCTCGCAGGTGCTGGCCATGAAGGGCGAGTACATCGCGGCGGCCCAGCAGATTGAAGACGTCGCGCAACTAGACCCCGACAACCCCGACGTGGCCGTAACCCGTGGCATCATTGCCACGCAAAAAGGTCAGTTTTCGGAAGCAGTAGCCTTCTTTCAGCAAGCCGTGGAGCGCGCGCCCGACCGCGACGACATTTACTTTAATCTGGGGTTGGCTTACCAAAGCTGGCAGAAGTTCAAGAGCGCCGCTAAGTATTATAAGCAAAGCTTGCGCCTGAACCCCGACAACGACATTGCGGTGCAGGAACTCCTGTACTGCTTGGAGGTGTCGGAGCGGTTGGAGAAAAACCTCGATTTTTTCCGTCATTTCACCGATCAGGACCCGTATTCGGCGCTGGCTTGGTACAATCTGGGCCAAGCTTATTACCGGGCGGGCAAGTACGACGAGGCCGTCGTCGCTTTCGAGTACGCCATCCTGATTGATGCCAAGTTCTATGATGCGCACGGCTTTCTGGCCAGCACCTACGTCAGCCAACTCAAGTACCGGGAAGGCATCGAGGAGTTTAAGCTGAGCTACGCCGAGGGTGAGCCAACTGCGGAAGCACTGTGCAACATCGGGGAATGCCACGAGAAGCTAGCCGAGTGGGACCAAGCCCGGCGCAATTACCAGCGCGCCATCGATTTGGAGCCGGACATGGACGAGGCGTGGTTTGGCATCGGCATTGTGCTGAATGCGCAGGAGCGATGGTTTGAGGCCATTCATTTCTTCCGCAAGGCCGTGTCTTTGTACGAAGAAAGCGTGGAATACTGGCTTGCGCTGGCTGCTGCCGAATACCAGGTGGGCAACGTCGTGAGCGCCATTGAGGCGTACGAACGTGCCTCGCAGGTTGCCCCCGACAGCAAAGATGCCTGGCTCAACTGGAGCATTATCCTGTACGAACAGGGCAATTTTGAGGGCGCCATCGACTTGATGCGCAATGCCGTCGAAATTCAGCCAGGCGAAGCGGAACTGCATTATCGTCTGTGCGCGTATTTGCTGGCTGCGGGCCGCTACCGCGAAGCGTATCAATACCTCGAGAACGCGCTGGTGCTGGACTTCGACAAGCATCGGTTGCTGTTCGAGTTCTTTCCCGAACTAGAGTCGCAACGTGCGCTCACCCGCCTGATCGAACAATACCGAAAGTAA
- a CDS encoding tyrosine-type recombinase/integrase yields MELFFDYLRFERRYSPHTLLSYQTDLRQFMSYLKITFELEEPAQADHTLIRSWIVELMQQQHDPRTVNRKIACLRSYFKFLLSTGVIQRNPMLRIKSPKAAKKLPDFVPENSLNGLLNSFQFPDTFAGVRDQLILELLYGTGIRLSELIGIQHDDISLAGRSVRVTGKGNKQRVVPLNPNLLIVLERYIARKRLEFGSGDNVCRALLVTDKLEPLYEKFVYRTVKHYLSQITTASSQQHPHVLRHSFATHLLSKGADLNAIKELLGHANLAATQVYTHLSIDKLKAVFEKAHPKA; encoded by the coding sequence ATGGAATTATTTTTTGACTACCTCCGGTTTGAGCGCAGGTACAGTCCTCACACTCTCCTCTCCTATCAAACTGATCTTCGGCAGTTTATGAGCTACCTCAAAATAACTTTTGAGCTAGAGGAGCCTGCACAAGCTGACCATACCCTGATACGCTCCTGGATAGTTGAGCTAATGCAACAGCAGCACGACCCACGCACGGTCAACCGCAAGATCGCCTGCTTGCGCTCCTATTTTAAATTTTTACTGAGTACGGGAGTCATTCAGCGCAACCCGATGCTCCGGATCAAGTCGCCCAAAGCCGCAAAAAAACTTCCTGACTTTGTACCGGAGAATTCTCTCAACGGCTTGCTCAATTCCTTTCAGTTCCCGGACACGTTCGCGGGCGTACGCGATCAACTGATCCTAGAGTTGCTCTATGGAACGGGAATTCGCCTTTCAGAACTTATTGGCATTCAACACGATGACATAAGCTTAGCTGGGCGATCAGTGCGCGTAACCGGCAAAGGCAACAAACAACGAGTTGTACCACTCAATCCCAACCTCCTAATAGTGCTCGAACGCTATATAGCGCGGAAGCGTCTAGAATTTGGCTCAGGAGACAACGTCTGCCGGGCGCTCCTCGTTACGGATAAGCTAGAACCTCTTTACGAAAAGTTCGTGTACCGTACCGTGAAGCACTATTTGAGCCAGATTACAACTGCTTCTTCGCAGCAGCATCCGCACGTACTGCGGCACTCTTTTGCTACTCATTTACTGAGCAAAGGGGCTGATCTCAATGCAATTAAGGAGTTATTGGGGCACGCCAACCTAGCTGCTACTCAGGTCTACACGCATTTGTCAATAGACAAGCTCAAAGCTGTATTTGAAAAGGCCCACCCCAAGGCTTAG
- a CDS encoding acyl-CoA dehydrogenase family protein, with product MELVATENQTMIAQMVRDFGATHIKPNMMKWDESQEFPIHIFHQLGELGLMGVLVPQEYGGSGFGYTEYVTAISELAKIDGSIGLSMAAHNSLCTGHILQFGSEEQKHKWLPKLASAEWIGAWGLTEPNTGSDAGNMRTVAVEDGDYYVLNGAKNFITHGKSSQIAVVIARTGEVGDSHGMTAFVIEKPTEGFTHGLKADKLGMRASETTELIFTDCRVPKENILGKVGDGFIQSMKVLDGGRISIAALSLGIAKGAYEAAVQYSKERHQFNQPISNFQGISFKLADMATEIEAASLLTYRAADMKDRGLNVTQESAMAKLYASEVAVRAANEGVQIFGGYGYTKDYPAEKFYRDAKLCTIGEGTSEIQKLVIARNLLK from the coding sequence ATGGAATTGGTAGCTACCGAGAACCAAACAATGATTGCCCAAATGGTACGCGACTTTGGCGCTACTCACATCAAACCCAACATGATGAAGTGGGATGAAAGCCAAGAGTTTCCTATCCATATCTTCCACCAACTAGGCGAGTTAGGCCTAATGGGTGTTTTGGTTCCTCAAGAATATGGCGGCTCGGGGTTTGGCTACACCGAATATGTAACTGCGATTTCTGAACTGGCCAAAATAGATGGGAGCATCGGCTTGTCTATGGCTGCGCATAATTCGCTCTGCACGGGCCATATTCTGCAGTTTGGCTCCGAAGAACAGAAACACAAATGGCTGCCGAAGCTGGCTTCTGCCGAATGGATAGGCGCTTGGGGCCTCACGGAACCTAATACCGGTTCAGATGCCGGCAACATGCGCACGGTGGCTGTAGAAGACGGCGACTATTATGTACTTAACGGAGCTAAGAATTTTATTACGCACGGCAAAAGCAGTCAGATTGCCGTAGTCATTGCGCGGACTGGTGAAGTCGGTGATTCGCACGGCATGACCGCCTTTGTGATTGAGAAACCCACCGAAGGTTTTACTCACGGCCTGAAAGCTGATAAACTGGGGATGCGGGCATCGGAAACCACCGAGCTTATTTTCACCGACTGCCGCGTGCCCAAAGAAAATATCCTAGGAAAAGTCGGCGACGGCTTTATCCAATCCATGAAGGTGTTGGACGGCGGTCGAATCTCTATTGCGGCTTTGTCGCTGGGAATTGCCAAAGGAGCTTATGAAGCCGCAGTGCAATACTCAAAGGAGCGGCACCAGTTCAACCAGCCGATCTCCAACTTTCAGGGCATCTCTTTCAAGTTAGCTGATATGGCTACCGAAATTGAAGCCGCTTCCCTGCTCACTTATCGAGCTGCTGACATGAAAGACCGGGGCCTGAATGTTACGCAAGAATCAGCGATGGCCAAACTGTATGCTTCGGAAGTAGCGGTGCGGGCGGCCAATGAAGGCGTGCAAATATTTGGGGGCTACGGCTATACAAAAGATTACCCTGCTGAGAAATTTTACCGAGACGCCAAGCTTTGCACCATCGGCGAAGGCACCTCCGAAATACAAAAGCTCGTTATTGCTCGTAACTTGCTGAAGTAA
- a CDS encoding phosphosulfolactate synthase yields the protein MNYNLTQLPERTSKPREQGFTMVMDKGLSIREVEDFLEVGAPYTDIVKLGWATSYVVPNLKRKLEVYKEAGIPVYFGGTLFEAFIIRNQFDDYRRLLSEYGMEYAEVSDGSLELDHDRKLDYIRLLAKDVQVLSEVGSKDAEKIIPPYKWISQMQTELEAGAVKVIGEAREAGNVGLFRSTGEVRSGLVEEILTKIPFEKIIWEAPQKAQQVWFIKMLGANVNLGNIAPNEIVSLETIRLGLRGDTFTHFLDMDNVDPMFKPEVKTGRPGTSMPRG from the coding sequence ATGAACTACAACCTGACGCAACTACCCGAACGCACCAGCAAACCCCGTGAACAAGGCTTTACGATGGTAATGGACAAGGGCCTCAGCATCCGGGAAGTCGAAGACTTTCTGGAAGTCGGCGCTCCTTACACGGACATTGTGAAGCTCGGCTGGGCTACTTCTTATGTAGTACCCAACCTGAAGCGAAAGCTGGAAGTGTACAAGGAGGCAGGCATTCCGGTGTATTTTGGGGGCACGCTGTTTGAAGCATTCATCATCCGCAACCAATTCGATGACTACCGCCGCCTGCTTTCCGAGTATGGGATGGAGTATGCAGAAGTGTCGGACGGGTCGTTGGAGCTTGACCACGATCGCAAGCTCGACTACATCCGGCTGCTGGCCAAGGATGTGCAGGTGCTGTCGGAAGTAGGTTCGAAAGACGCTGAGAAAATCATTCCGCCCTACAAGTGGATTTCGCAGATGCAGACCGAGTTGGAAGCCGGCGCCGTGAAGGTGATCGGTGAGGCCCGCGAGGCCGGCAACGTAGGCCTGTTTCGGAGCACCGGCGAGGTACGTTCGGGCTTGGTAGAAGAGATTTTGACCAAGATTCCTTTCGAGAAAATCATTTGGGAAGCCCCGCAAAAGGCTCAGCAAGTGTGGTTTATCAAAATGTTGGGCGCCAACGTAAACCTGGGCAACATTGCCCCGAACGAGATCGTGTCGCTCGAAACCATTCGCTTAGGCTTGCGCGGCGATACATTCACGCACTTCCTCGACATGGACAACGTCGATCCGATGTTTAAGCCCGAAGTAAAAACCGGCCGGCCTGGCACTTCTATGCCACGCGGATAA